The proteins below come from a single Neospora caninum Liverpool complete genome, chromosome IX genomic window:
- a CDS encoding c1orf123, related, protein MAHHGTKEWAETRQPPSSLLRLVDKNRACTHKRESKWKRMKDERLKTNKDRQVRLSLRLCVRCLTNFSYSRDLSPSLFPLLVLLLSFLLSSSTRHLSPFPSSSSPPSSSSSFVSSVPGPSASNLPRQDGGDCAAHESRAGKRRERGDPRRSHLVKQPAGEDVRERVTVSESETQEIPNSRGASGVLGCAFSRYPQVKNVTRRTYTAEDSGKFVPVVAFECRGVEPVKWYPADGYVVKSKKATFRDVELSEDWVDYDQDANLSVGIYNVEWEFQVLR, encoded by the exons ATGGCGCACCACGGGACGAAAGAGTGGGCTGAAACCAGACAGCCACCCTCGAGCCTCTTGCGTCTTGTCGATAAGAACCGggcatgcacacacaaaagagaaagcaaatGGAAACGAATGAAAGATGAAAGACTGAAAA CAAACAAAGATCGACAagtccgtctctcgcttcggcTTTGCGTACGGTGCCTGACAAATTTCTCCTATTCGAGAGACTTGTCTCCGTCACTTTTCCCTCtgctcgttcttcttctctccttcctcttgtcttcctcgacgcgtcatctttctccctttccttcctcttcctcccctccttcttcgtcgtcttcgttcgtttcctccgttcCCGGACCGTCCGCTTCCAATTTGCCCCGCCAAGATGGTGGTGATTGTGCTGCGCATGAAAGCCGAGCTGGAAAACGTCGAGAGCGTGGAGATCCCCGCAGGTCACACTTGG tGAAGCAaccagctggagaagacgtGCGCGAGCGCGTCACCGTGTCTGAATCCGAGACACAAGAAATCCCGAACAGCAGAGG TGCATCCGGTGTTCTGGGGTGTGCTTTCTCGCGATACCCGCAGGTGAAAAACGTCACGCGGCGTACGTACACAGCAGAGGACAGCGGGAAGTTTGTTCCCGTGGTCGCTTTTGAGTGCCGAGG AGTGGAGCCAGTGAAGTGGTACCCTGCAGACGGCTACGTTGTGAAGAGCAAGAAAGCAACCTTCAGAGACGTCGAGCTTTCCGAAGACTGGGTGGACTACGACCAG GACGCCAACCTGTCAGTCGGCATCTACAACGTGGAGTGGGAGTTCCAGGTGTTGCGATGA